AGACCAGAGAATTCGAATGAGTGGGAAAGGCATTCCCAAGATCAACAGCTATGGCTACGGAGACCACTACATCCACATAAAGATAAAAGTTCCTCAGTAAGTACAGCTAAAACAAGTTCCTGTGAAACCTTAAGAACTTTTCACAAAAAATGTTGTTTAAAAGTTGTGTAAATTCCATGAGGTGAAATGCAGTGGGTCCTATGTCCCCTCTTCCACTAGAGATTGTTCCTTACAGATGGCTCATTTAAAGAGCACAAGGATTCTGGGTGTATTCATACACAATGTGCTCCAGTCCCTGCCCCCcgtgggtgctgctggggggtttgggaggctgtgggggccCAGGCCATCCCTGAGCCCGTGTCCTGGTGCCACAGGAGGCTGACGGATCGCCAGCGAGCCTTAATGATGAGCTACGCCGAGGACGAGACCGACGTGGAGGGCACCGTGAACGGGGTCACCAACACAGCCTCAGGTGAGCAGGGACACTGCTGCCCcttcctgggcagctgctgtgggagTGCAGAGtgttccctgggcagcagggtgagCCAGGGGCACCGTCAGGCCTGTGGCAGCCCAGCCTGGTTAACAGAAGCAGTTCTGCTGGAGCACTCAGCAGGGAGTGCCTCTTCCCAGGAAGCTCTGTTCCAGTACTTACTGGGCAAATGTGTGAACAGAGAGCAGGCACTGAGTACTCCAGGGTGCAGACAAGCTGTGCTGATGAATGCCTCCTGCTCCCCCTGTACCAGGACTTGCCTTGAGGCAGGAAAGCAAATGTGCTTCAGGCCAGTTTCCTGTGTGATCCCAATCCAGTGTGCTTgtgagcacagcagggctgccccTCCTGGAATGCTCTCAGGGGTTTCTGTtgggctgagctctgggtgTGTGGGGAAACCTGGGCTGGCAGTGTCCactggtggcagtggcagctctgATCAGTGGACAGTGTCCAGCACGATGGAGGAGTGAAGGCAGCTGGGAGTTCTgtggagctgctctccagctccagaTGGAAAACTGGGATTCAGCAATTGTGTTCTAAGTTTTAGGGATGAGGTGCTTGGAAGAGTGAGCAGCTAAAGGCACAACACATGGTAACATAGCAAGGAAGGAACTTTGTCTCTCACTACTAGAAAgcagttttttctttgcttAATTGAAACAATGAACTTCTTAAAGCCTGTTGGATTTTCGTTTTGGTTTGAAACCCAACAGGGCATTTGTGACTAGGCAAAGGTGAGAGCCTTTTGGAGCTGCTGAATGATCCCAGGATCTGCTCTACTGTGAGGAGTATAGGCTTAAGTGCAAGATCTGCCAAATACTTCCCAGTGTTGTGTTTTATGGTAATTATACATACAGAAAATATGTCTTTCCTATATTACAGTCAGccctggggaaagggcagagagCTCTGAGCACTGAATTTCCATTCCAGCTTTTTTAAGGCATTTGTGTGCCACAGAGCAAAAATAACCTCTTCaaactaattttttaaataGCAAACCTGCCAGTTTTTACCATGATGAAGCAGCACGGTGAGTTAAAACAACGCCAGTAGGTTGCAGTGTGGAGTcgggctgtgctgagggaggcGTGTCCTGCCTCGGGATTTCATCCCATTGCATCAGACCGAGCCCGGGAGGCTGGGGAGCACCAGGCTCCGAGTTCTCTGTGCACAAAGAAAGCTCAAGGGGGCGTTTGGGATCTTGTTGTTGATGGTTTTACTGTAGAAAAAATTAGATTAGCAAACAGGTCTCCTTTGTTCTCATTTATAGCCACTTCAGAGGGACAAACAAATTCTCAGGACCTGCTCATACAGGACAATTTTAACATTCCTTATCTAGACAGTCTGAAATACTTGCAGTCTTTTTCGTTCCACATGAGTTAATTTTCTGCTTGATACTGTCTGAGCATTGCTTGCAGTGACTCAAATCAGGCTCCTGGTGTGGTTTTGCACAGCTTTGCAAGGACACAACCTTGAAACAGGCAGAACCTGTTTCAGGGACCACCAGCACAGATCTTTTAACCCTGTGCAGTCCTGGCTGGCTGTGATTGAGTTCACCATTTGTTTTTAGTGGCAGACTCTCAGTTCCAATACTTGTTTCCAGAGCCTGTGGGGTGCCTGACTCAATTGTGCAACACAAGAATTCCCTTGCCAGTtggagggctggggagaggggaagggagcagctcagcacctgtTTCAAAGTTGTGTTGTTGGGATCCAGGCTCTCCAGTGCTTCCACTGCAAGGGCTCCAGTCCTGTGTCAGgctgccaggtgcagccctggacaggagggagcagcacaagcagctgCTTTCTCCTGGCCATTCCCTGTCCAAAAGAGccccctggtcctgctgggagATGTGTCTGACTGCAGCCCTTTGCTGTTTGTGTCCAGGTGGCAGGGCCACGGCTAGCGCTGACGCAGGCGGGGATAGGCCTGAGGCTCAGGAGAACAAGGAGGGATTCCTTTCCAAACTTAAGAAAATGTTTACCTCCTGACACCCCATCCGAGGTAGGAGGTCTCTGTGTTTCACTGTTGTCTTTCCCCCACACTGAGCACTCCTTGGGAGGTGGAAGCACAATAGCACAGCGTTGCTTCTCACTTAGCCTCAGGCCTTTCAGCCCTAGCTGTCCCCTGGGACCTGGAGCAACAAGCCAGGGATTAAAGTGCATTGTTGCTGCAGCAAAGAGCAGCACAGATGCTGGGTGCATGCTTGGGGAGGTGGCTGGCctcccctgcagctctgctgctggagctgtgcccagttcCAAGCACTGAGCTTGTTCCCATGAGCTGGTCCCACTGGGACCAGTTCTGCCACACAAatctgggctgcagagctggtgctggcacaCTGGGGCTGGATTCAcccacccctgccaggggcttaCAGCACCAGGAGGAGCCAGCCTTTGTCTcagagcacagcaaagcccaccatgcagcactgcagtgcaACTCAGGTGCTTCAGCTGGTGCTGACCTCTTATGAGGGAGCACCAAGACTTGGAATCATCTATGGCAGACACAGTCTGGGATTCCAGGGGCTCAGCTTTGCATCTTTGCAGGCTTCAAACTGGCTGTGCTGTAGGGGTGACAGTGTGACAGCAGGTCAGGAGGGGAGGTGCtcccagagtgggctgtgtgcTGATACAGCCAGGAAATTGTAACCTTCCTCTCTCTCCAACTGCAGGAAAGCGTTCTACTGGGAACTAGGAGCCAGCAGCAGGTCATCCGTGCAGTTGGGGGTGAATCTTTGTGGCAGCCAGGCTCTGGAGAACACAGGATGTCagtcagcagcacagcaagaatCCCAGCTGGAGAGGCCATGGACCACCGAGGCACCAACACAAACCCCACCCACTGTCCCAATAAATggcagtgaaggaaaaaaaacagcttAGCAGAAGTGTGGCTCTCTGGAGGCTGCTCCACAACCCTACTGCTGCTGGAAGCTTATTTGGTAAAAGCTAAAGTTGAAGTATTATTTAGAATCCAAACCAGAGGAAATGTGAAATAAATagtccagcacagagcagcagtttGCTGTATGGAGGCCAAGCCCACCAGCTGCTCACTCAGGTGCCCTTTGGAATGCCAGGTGTGCTTGGTGAACTCTCCAGGAGACTTGGTGGATCAGGAAGGTCTAACCTTGTCTTCatgacagccctgctgccctgcacagctccaagTGGAATCTCCCTGAGGCTGGGTGTTGTCTGAGCCCAGCTGGCCTGGCTCCCTCACAGCCCTGGGCTTTCTCTATCCTGCTGATTGCCTGCACAGAGCAGTGATGGAATCTGCACTTTGCCTCAAGTTATCCCCCAAATAACAAAGTTACCACACAACTGCTGTTGCTTCTGGACTGGTACAAGTCGATTACTGAGCCCTTGGCCAGTTGGGGACAAAAATCTTTTATTACTTTAGTGCAACACCCGTAGCGTAAAGGATTGGTCAAAGCATCGTTGTTTTACTTGTGTGAGAGTGCAAGTGAGGTGGATCACTCCTTCCACATGGAGCTGAGCTCTTGCAGTGAGTATTCCATGGTTACTGTAGCCTGCTGTGTTTGTGATACTGTGCAGGTACCATCAGCCCACATACTAATCAGTTCAACACCAGTTCAGCAGGGACATGCTGTAGTCTTGCCCTTCTTAATTTGCTGAAATAAAGCACGCGTTGCCTCCTGATTAAACTTCTGTAAAGTGATTCTGTACCCATGTAAATAAGATGGACTTCATAAAGATATTTAACACATGCTGTGCCTTGCTGCCTTGTCACTCTTCCACCTGCTCTGTCacccctttccctcccctcctAACAGGCATGAAGGTCTCTGGgacaaggaggggacagggTTGGATGGCTCAAGCAGTGCTAGGGGCTGGGATTGACGTTAAACACAAAGCTGAGCAGTACTTTAGGCACGTGAGGGGGAAGGGGCTTTTCCACTGAACCTTGGACAGTCTAGAAAAAGCCGAGTTTTATCTCAGCTCCTTGGGACAGTGATTGAAATTAGCTCCAGGAGCCCAAGGACtagggccagggctgtgtgatgAGGAATCAGGCTCAGCTTTTGTGTTACAGGAAGTCACTGCAGTCCCTCCTTCTGGGCTGACAGTAATCCTCCATCTCTCCAGTGGCTCACCTGCAGGGCCCAAACCAGATCCATGGAGAAATCCCTGTCTGCTGTTTGCTTAGGAGCCTGCAGCAATGGATACCTGCCCCAGAGGCACTGCCTTTGGGTACACACCTTCAGCCTCCCACATGGTGCCATAGGCTCAGAGCTGCCTGGGAAAGGAGGTGATCCTGGGAAAACAAGCCCCCACCACCCTAAAACACCCACAATGACTAAAGCAACACCTCCCTGAGCACAGAGTGCAAAGGCAGCACTTCTGCCACccctctgcctgtgctgtgcagcccttcCTCTTGTTCTAGCTGCCTAAATAGCCCCACCCACACTGCAGGACACACACATGGACCAGCAatgggctgagctctgcccagATGGGGCAGATCAGCCTCTCCCcgaggcactgctgggaaagcagcacacCTCACCTCAGCCAGGTCCCCTagctgctgcagaaagcagggaggcagaggagggaggggaggctCAGAAGGCGTTCTTGTTGTCCCCCACCCACTGCTGGAAGGTTCGGGCCCTGGGGTTCAGCTTCATGGTCAGAGCCACGCTGCGGTCGGGCCTCAGGGCGTAGAAACGGAACATGGCAGCCAGCTCCTTGGCGCCAGGGAAGTCCCGCTTCTCGTACTCCTCAGGGGAGATCTGCCAACAGAATTGGGGGAGAAACTGTCTCAGAGCCTGCTGGGCTTCCCCTCAGCCTCTGAGGGGATGTGATGAGGGctctgtcacagcagcctgtcaCAGCATTGCCCCTGGTGCGCAGGGCTCTGCAAGGCACTTTGGGGTTGGGCAAAGGAACAGCCCAGCCAGCCTAGGGCcacccccagctctggcacagctggccTTGGCTGGGGCAGCCATGAGGGAGCCCTTCCTCACACCAGAGCTATGGctgaggggttctagaaactgGGTGGTCCAGGAAGCAACTCAGGTTGGCACCTGGCACCCCAAAACATTCTTTCCTGCCTGAATCAAAGGGTTTGGTTCACTGCACTTCTGAGAGGGCACAAACTGCAGAGAGCATtggagaggctttgtttctAATGAAATGCACTTCACCACACCCCTCATCCATTGTATTGGCTGCCCGAGGCACAACTGAACTGCAAACAAAGATTAAAAGTAAGTCACGAAGGGGCAGGGAGTGGTCAGGGCGTTGTTAACAgtgacacagcacagaggcCAGGTCTGGTGTAATGGTGACacagcaaagccctgggggAAGCCCTGCTCAAGGGAAGGGCACCCAGCAGAAAGCTGTTGTGTaagtgcccatccctggctccCCTGGAGACCTCCCAGCCCAGTTACCCCTCAGAGCCAGGCCCAGACCTGCCCAGGCACATCTGTGTGCTCAGTGACAAAGCCAACAGGGCAGTGTCAGTGCTGGGCTGTACCAAAAGGAGCTGTGGGTCCCTCAGGAACATCACCTACACCAAGGGACACTTCCTACCTTGCTGGCTGTCACAGTCTTGCCCGTCTGCTGGGAGAGGATGGCAGCATACTCTGCTTCGGTGAGCTTGCCCGTGCTGAGTCCTATCACCTGGCCAACGTACTCCCCTGGGGACTTCAGCAGGGAAAGCACAATGGGCCCAAGGTCCTCCACAGCCATCCCATCCATGGGGGTGTCCCCCAtgggcagctctgtggagaGATTGATCCCAGCTGcagtgcagcccagctctgagcaggtaCAGCAGTTTTCAGTCTCTCGATATGAGGTGAGGGAGGGATGATAGCATGGcaaggcaggagagcagggctgagcttgacagcagagcagcaccatgAGCTGCACCGCCACCTCCACCATCCCAAATGCAAGTACTTGGGGTGTGtgttcagagctgctctgggatctGCAGAACAGCCCTCAGCACCACAAACACGCCCAGCATCCTGGGGATTTCATGCAGGCCACCAAACAGGTCTGCAGACCATCATGCAGCTTGCTGTGGTCAAGCTCAGAGAGGCCTCTTCACCCTACCAAcccagagccctggcagtgtgTCCCTGGCACAGTCACAGCACAGTGACCCACAGCTTACCCAGCACAAGGGCATCTCCCTGCGGAGCCTTCTGTGGCTTGAAGATGGAGAGGAAGTTCTCAAAGTAGAAGGGCAGGCGGATGATGGTGGTGGGAACCCCGATTTTCTGGAAGTGCTCCTCCACCACGCCTTTACCATCGAAGTGCAGCACCTCCAGCCGGCCCCCTGTCAGCTGCTGCACGTTCTCCAGCCCGCTGAACACCACGTGCTGCAGGCCCTGGCGCTTGGACAGATCAGCCAGACGCCGTCCCTGGGCCAAGGGGGAACCAGCCATGAACAGAGGAATGGGACACCCCCATCATCCCCACACCCCCCTTCCCTCTGGGGAGGATCCAACTCCCACCAGCCCTCAGCTGAGAGCACAGTGACTTGTCCAGGTGGAGCTGAATTCTCTTCTTACCACATCCCACTTCAGAAAGACCACACACCCTCCAGCTTTGGAGCTTGCTGCTCCACCAAACATGCAAGCACCAGCATAAAGAACCTGCCTGGCCGACATACCTGCCCTAAAATATCTTATCTTTTGTTTGCTGCCATCCAGGCGTGGCCACTCTGCCTCCTTGCAGTATCTGTACTAGCGTGAGCACCACCCTTGGGATCTCTGATACTGCAGGGTTTTGGCCCCAAAGCTGCAAGCACAGAGAGCTACAGGTCTGCaggcagtgattgtcccagccctgccctgggaaggCTCTGAGGAGCCAAGTGTTCCCACTCCTGCTACTCCAGCTCCTGGGAAATGCTCTCCATAACAAATTTATCAACTCCTGAAGGCACCAGACCCTGGAGCCATGCAACTGTAAGGGAACAGAGAATAAGTCCTGGCTTTGCAAGAACTGGGACCTGTTGTTTGGGAGGCCTTGGGGTCTTCTGTACCGGCTACTCAAACCATCACGGCTGCCACGGATGCTCCAGGAGCAGTCCCCACTTTGTCCCCACTGCCAGATCATTCCACACATGGTCCCAGTTAATGTCAGGACAGGTACCTGCTCGATTTCCTTCTCCTTGCTGCAGTGCTCCCAGAAGTTGGTGACAATAAAGGCTCCGTAGGCACCGGCCAAGGCCCGCTCCAGCGACGCCTCATCGTCCTGATCTGCCTTCACCAGCTCGGCTCCCCTGCGCCTCAGTTCCTCCGCCTCCTTCTTCCTGGGGCTCCGCGTCACGGCGCGCACCTTGAAGCTCCCATCGTCCAGCAGCGCCCGGGCCACGCCGCCGCCCTGGGCCCCTGTGGGAGCAGGCGGTCAGGGCGGGCCCCGGGGCTCCGGGATGCGCTGGGACGGAGCGGCCCGACCGCCACAAGCGCCGAGCGCCGCTCGCTGCCCGCACCGCTCACCCTCCTCACCGCCCCCGGCCGCTCGGGCATCACCGACGGCCTCAGGGCACAGCCCGGGCCTCTCCCGCGCACTCACCGGTGGCCCCGAACACCACGATCAGCTTCTTCCCGGCCATGTAGCAGCGCGAGCGGTCccggggctctggcagggcgaGAAGCAGCGAGGTCGCACCGGTcccgggagggagggagagagggaagaggGCAGGGAGCGGGGTGGCTGAGGAGCCATCACCGGTCTCaaagagcagagagcaggaaagGAGCGAGGCGGCTGAGGAGCCATCGCCGGTCCCGCGGGGCGGCGGGCGCGTCTTCGCTCACACGGCTCCTCACCTCGGCTCCAATCGGCTCTGCCCGGCTCGGTTCGGGTCCAATCGGCTCCTCCCGGCTCCGTTCGGCTCGGTTCGGCTGAGCGGGAGCTGCGTGCGTTCGTCTGTTCGGCGTGACCCGATTGTGTTCGGCTTCACCCGACTGCGCTCGGCCACGCCTGTCTGGGCGGGGCTCAGATGTCAATCACAGTCAGGCCACGCCCGCCAGCCAGGCCACGCCCACCGTCGGCATGAGGCTCCGGTCCCATCCCCAATCTTAatcacatccccatccccaatcccatcccatcccttggCCCAGCCGCCTGCTCCTTGCTCAGGAAACCCtttaaaacccaaaaaccaccGCGTCACCCTCTGGGAGGTGACCGGGAGTTGTGTCCCTTCCTCCTCGGGTCCCCCCCGAGCATCCGAGACTCGTGAGGTTTCCTTGGTGCGGAAGCCAGGCTGTTCCCCAGGCtggtcctgctgctccctctggagctgggaccGTTTATTGTCCTCAGGCAGGTGACTGTGGGCAGGTGTGAGCGAGGAGCTGTCCCCGAGCACCCTGTGCCAAGCAACCACTCAAATCAACAAACAGAGTCACCCTGgacctttcctctcctctcctgccagCTCCGGAGGGGCTGCGGGCAAACCCACACTGCCGGGAACGCTGTAGGTTGGGTTTAGTGAATAAATACATTGAGAAATTTGGAGTTGAGTCTGGTAAATGACCCAGAAAATCCGTGAAGCATGTGTAACACACAGTGGCAAAGAGATATTTCAGATGTGTCAACTCAGATCAGTGATGAATTGTGAAAGCAGGAGGAGGTCCAGCCCTGACCGGGGTTTCTGCACAGTCATTTTGGATGTGAGGAATTTCAGCTACAGATTGGCTGCTGGGAATTACCAGGTGCCAGCTCCTCTTGAAACCCTCCTCCGGACGGGGAAATTACCAACAGACCAGAGAAAAGGTTTTAACCCTTTACAGGGCACAGCCTAGGGTGGGCAGAGAGCGAGGCTGGCCCAAAGTGGTGCTGGAGCTCCCAGTTCCTGCTTgcccccacctctgctccctgtgaaaaacgccaattacttgtttttaaaattttaaaagtttaatagtaataaaatggttataaaaatagcaatacaattagagtaataataatttggacaatttgaattaggacaatatgagacaataaataaaaagagttacggacgtccgggtaccttttctgggcagcaggagcccgaaaaaggacccatgttaacagaggattaacccttaaaaacaacagcctgttgcatattcatacacctcatacatgatgcacaAATttcattcaaacacaggattctgtctggtcaccctcaacttcttcctctgaatcctgacagcacctttgaggcgggaagaagttcgtttcttctgataagagggcaataaattctttttctctgaaagattcaggtgtcctgtggctgctatctcactgcaagtcctttcttaaaaaaaaaatatcctacatagcacagtttctattttaacaattttataacctaaaactatatttaacacactgcTTAGTAGAATTAAtgcagcattactttctaaaacaacacatataatattcattttaatatttgcgaaaagccaatcataaaatacatgcatttttcacactccGCAAACACAGCTCCGTGGCCATGAGCCCACCCTGACATCACCAGCTCTGTCAGCCACCTGAATGCCAGGGAAATTTTTATAGGATTTACAAATGGAGGGTTTTGTGgagcaaaaatgggaaatcaCCACCGAGCCCACCTGGAGGGTGGGGAATGGAGAGTGGGGAGGGGAGATCCCGCTGGTGCCGCTGCTCTGGTAGCTCTggctcctggctgggatgggatccagcTCTTCCCAGACAAACCCAAATCCCAGGAAGCATTTGGCAAGGGCGGGAGAACTActttggaggaaagggaggcTATTCCTACCCCTTTATCCCACTCTTTCCAAACACAACTCTCATTTACCCATGGGATTATTCcgaagggcagagctgctgccagtcCAGCCTCTCCCATGGGACATTCCCATCGCTCCTGGCCAGGGCTGCGGCTGTGCAGCCAAACCCCCGGCTCTCCCAGGCCGGGGTGAGCTCTCGGTTTTGCTCCAAGTGCATTCGCAGCACTCTGGGCGTTATTTGGGGCGGTTTTGTGGCTTTTGGGACAAAGAGCGGGGGAAGTGTCCCTGCtcggagcatcccatggggcagccccagtgTGGCTGCGGGGCTCGGGCGGGTTTTTGGCGATCCCTCAGCCCCATTTGCATAGCCGGCAGTCCCACGCTGACAGGAAGGAAGATCTGCGAGACCCAGGGCAGGAAGGGGCGCGGAGAGAACGGAAAGAGACAGAAACCACCGGGCTGGAAGCGGCGGGGCAAGGCGCACCCaccttgcccaggtgctgctgcccgAGCATCGCCCCGGCCCCGGTGGCATCGGGGGGACACCAGCGGGCAGGGTGGCTTCTGCCTCCGGCTGGAGCATCCCCCAAGAGGAGAAAGCGCTGGGGACAAGGAGCTGAGCGGGACACGGAGGGGCTGCATCCTCCCGCGCCATGAGGATGCTCTCGCCACTGCCCTGCTGACACAGCGAGCCGGGCAAGGGGCCCGAGGCCAAGGTAGGGGTTGGGGGGCTTGGAGGGGTGTGGGGAGAAGGGGAGGTGTCACTTGGCTCTCCCGAGTGGGgacaaactgctgcagagctcgtGCTGTGATGGCCATGTGAAAAAGAGTCACTGGGCcaaggcagcagggcagggagtgaTGGGCAGAGGTCCCTGGCATGGCAcggcatggcacggcacggcacagcacggcacggcacggcatggcatggcatgacAGGACGGGGTGGAGCCCAGAGTGATGGAGAGGAGCGTGGCACCccgcagggaagctggcacttGTCACAGATCCTGTCCCCttgcctgctctgcctgccaggGCACAAAGGAGCCTCAGCCGggctctcctgcctgcccagagccTTGTGCAGCAGCTTTCCCCCCTTAATGTCATCTGCTGAGCTGATTAACTTGAAAATAATCCAAAATAAACCCCCAGATGTACCACAAATAGAAAAGGAAGATATTAGTGACACACTCACCTGTGGCACAACTGCACCAAAGAGTGGGGCAGGgccctggggtgtcccaggaACAATTTGGGgggctggagctcagccctgcaccCAGCTGGGCACCCTTGGCTGCCTCAGGGCATCAGAGCCAACCCTGCTGTTATTTAGGCCCTTTTGGGCACTGTGTGGCCATAAATGTGGgactgctgggcacaggctggctgCTGTCACCCCTGGGCTGTCACCTCACTCAGGGCTTGGCCACCACATGGAAGAGTTACCCAAAGGCAGACAGGGGAGCCAGGGGACACCTCCCACTTGGGTTGTTCACGTTGCACAGAAATTTCTTCCTGCAGAGcttgcagctgctctggggtgctCTGCAAGCCCAGGAAGGCTGGCTGGGTACCACATCTGtcagcatccctgcatccctgggctgtggggggcacagggacgggctggcagcagcccctgcccagtttCCCTGCTGATATCCTGAGATCCCAtggctgggaagggcaggagctgtttgCTGGGAGCATCTGCTGTTCAATCAGCTGCTTGCACAGCTGTGGTGAAGCATCCTCAGGGCACGGCCAGCTGAGGAAATGCATCAGCCTTCACTCTGCAGTTTGTGAGGTGCAGCAGTGCCCTGCAAGGGACCTGCTCGCCAAAATTAGCTTCATTTTTAGCTGTTTGGAATCACTTATAga
This Zonotrichia albicollis isolate bZonAlb1 chromosome 16, bZonAlb1.hap1, whole genome shotgun sequence DNA region includes the following protein-coding sequences:
- the NMRAL1 gene encoding nmrA-like family domain-containing protein 1, coding for MAGKKLIVVFGATGAQGGGVARALLDDGSFKVRAVTRSPRKKEAEELRRRGAELVKADQDDEASLERALAGAYGAFIVTNFWEHCSKEKEIEQGRRLADLSKRQGLQHVVFSGLENVQQLTGGRLEVLHFDGKGVVEEHFQKIGVPTTIIRLPFYFENFLSIFKPQKAPQGDALVLELPMGDTPMDGMAVEDLGPIVLSLLKSPGEYVGQVIGLSTGKLTEAEYAAILSQQTGKTVTASKISPEEYEKRDFPGAKELAAMFRFYALRPDRSVALTMKLNPRARTFQQWVGDNKNAF